In Mixophyes fleayi isolate aMixFle1 chromosome 3, aMixFle1.hap1, whole genome shotgun sequence, the genomic stretch CTATATTCTCTCCTATTGTAGCGCTTACTCGAAAGGGAGCTGAAACTAGATTCTGGCCTCCGGAGGCGATTGAAGCCTTTCAAGCCCTTAAATTGGCCAACTCTCAGACAACCGGGCCTCACATTACTTTTCCTCGTAGAGGTTGATGCCTGAGCAGTAGGGGTAAGAGCGGTACTAACCCAGTTCGTTCCTTCTGAGATTAAGtcccacccctgtgctttttTCTCTCGTAAGTTTCTGCCCGCAGAGCAAAACTAAGCGATTGGAGACGAGGAGCTCCTAGCCATGAAATTAGCACTCTCGGAGTGGAGATATCTTCTAGAGGGCTCTCAGTTCCCCGTTAACATCACCACTGATCATATAAACCTGCTTTAACTTCAAACTGCCCAATGTCTAAATCCACGGCAGGCACgttggtctctctttttctccaggTTTAACTTACATATTACCTTTAAACCTGGCACTGAGAACAAAAAAGCAGATGCACTGTCCCGAGCATTCCTCCATGAAACTGGACCTTTGGAGTCTTCTCCCCATCTAATCCTAGATCCTGCAACACTCCAGGTTACACCTACAACAACCTCTCCTATTCCTCCTCCAGGCAAGACATTCCTTCCTCTATCTCTTCGTAAGAAGATACTCCAATGGGCTCATACCTCACGTTTTACTGGTCATGCTGGAACTATTAAGACCATCGAGGTACTCTCCaggaattattggtggccaaccCTCCGCACTGATACCAAGCAGTTTGTAGCCGCCTGCAATATTTGCGCACAACATAAGACTCCTCGGCTGAAACCTGCAGGTCCCTTAATTGCGCTACCTCTTCCATCCAAACCATGGTCAttcatctccatggattttatcacagaccttcctccTAGCAAGAAATTCAACACAGTATGGGCCGATGTGGACCGTTTCTCCAAGATGGCCCTCATGGGCTTAACCTCGGCTGCTCAGCTGGCTCAATTGTTTGTAAAAGAAATCTTTCGCCTTCATGGCTGCCCATTGGCGATTGTGTCAGATCGTGGCGTCCAATTTACCTCTAGGTTTTGGAAATCTCTGTGCAAAATTCTCAACATTCAACTTAACTTCTCTACGGCCTATCACCCGCAATCAAACGGTCAGACAGAGTAAGCCAGGACCTGGAGAGTTTCATCCGGATCTACTCCTCGGCTTCCCAGGATAATTAGTCCGACCTGCTACCATGGGCGGAATTCGCTCACAATAACCTTTATCATGAGTCAACCTCTTCTACTCCATTCTTTATCATTCATGGTCATCATCCAAATCCTCACAGATTTTctgccctcccacccaagtaccgACAGTTGATGATCTCTATCAAAATTTGTGTTCTATTTGGACCCGAACCCTTAAGTGTCTCGAACAATCCTCCTCCCGTTATAAACAGTTTGCGGATAGGAGACGTCGGCCATCCCTCTGCTGAAAGTAGGCGataaagtgtggctgtccacgaAAAACATCCGCCTCAAGGTACCGTGtattaaatttgcaccttggttcATTGGTCCATTTACAATCCTTCTGATCATTAACCCTGCGTCGGTTAGACTCAAGTTTCCTACTTCCCTTCGCATCTCAGATACCTTCCATGTGTCTCTACTGAAACCACTTATCATCAACCGGTTCTCCTCCGGCAAAGTGCCTCCatgctctctctctgtttcacaGGGTGAAGAATTTAAGATGAAATAGATTCTGGACTCCAAACGTTCCCGTGGGAGACTCAAATACATTGTAGATTGGAAAGGATTCAGTCCAGAGGAACGTTCTTGGATTAACTCTTTTGATGTCAATGCTCCCCTTCTTATAAGATTTCATTTCAAGAATCCCAAAACACCTGGTCTCAGGTCTCCAGCGTCCACCTTtaagtgtatgtgtggggggggggggggtacagtcacacattgcaccagccaaacctgcattatggtcactgttctcacctgtttccctctttctgtaTTCACTTGCTGCTCTGAACTGAGCAGGctcacacctggtctgctcaatactttctgcatcctcttgattggctaattgcctgtcagctgtGTCTTAAAGCATCTGCTTCTCTACCaaattgccagatcttcaggtctctcctcctggTTAGATGTGTCCCAGTACTGGCTCCTGAATCCCTGCTTCTCTACTAGTGTTCCTGATTCAAccccagctccacaggattccaccagcaacagctgctgcagagaCTCTTATCTAACGGTATTCCTGATTCTAGGTGCAACTTGGCCTTAGGATTTCATCAGTAATCTTTGTATCTGGACCTCTCCTCCTGCTCCCCAGTTTCTCTGTTCTCCCAGCTCTCCCTCTGGTTTCACCCGTTACCCTTAGAGAGGACAGCGACCTGCGGTTACGGAGCTGCCAAGCCCATACTCCCTTGTGGAACCTCTGGTGAAcacctccctctccgttagatTCCACACCTTAACAGGGGTAGTGTCAAACCGGGGAAACACTTCGGGCTTCCCAAAATCCCaaagcagaggcggaactagcaatcTGTGGGCCCTGGGGCCGGGAGGCAGGGGGGAGCCCTCTGCAACCACCGCACCactggtagttccgccactggttcaGGGGTTATGATTTTGTAAGGTGCAGCTCTCTCCTTCCACCCCTCATCCTCCACCACGTGCCTCTAATACTTCACAATCCTGCACATTTCTCCTCTGCCCCTTTCTTGCtcacatccatccatgatctttCATCCCATCTCCCTTAGCCTGACGGCCATTGCTGAAGTCTGGCCCCCTCTGCTGATAAGACCTCATCCCTTCCAAATCATTCCGCCTgaaccagtggcagaactaccattggtgcacagGATgatagaagtgatactgtgcagctgTATGTACAGGATgatagaagtgatactgtgcagctgTACGTACAGGATgatagaagtgatactgtgcagctgTATGTACAGGATgatagaagtgatactgtgcagctgTACATACAGGATgatagaagtgatactgtgcagctgTACGTACAGGATgatagaagtgatactgtgcagctgTACGTACAGGATgatagaagtgatactgtgcagctgTACGTACAGGATgatagaagtgatactgtgcagctgTACCTACAGGATgatagaagtgatactgtgcagctgTACCTACAGGATgatagaagtgatactgtgcagctgTACCTACAGGATgatagaagtgatactgtgcagctgTATGTACAGGATgatagaagtgatactgtgcagctgTACGTACAGGATgatagaagtgatactgtgcagctgTACCTACAGGATgatagaagtgatactgtgcagctgTACCTACAGGATgatagaagtgatactgtgcagctgTATGTACAGGATgatagaagtgatactgtgcagctgGGTGTGTATATTATTGCAGATTACAGGGTAGCAGCACATGTTGCACCTACATATAATTACTGACATGTCTGTAATAATACCATGTACTGAGCAGCAGTGCATTGTGGGTAGCCTGTCCAGTAACATAAGTTGAGCTTTGCGCAGGCGCAGTACCAACCAGCCATGACCTGAGATCCCCTCACTTACACGCATGCGCACTGCCCAAGAGCTTCCGCCGGCTTCTTCTTCACTGATGCGCATGCGTCATTTCGACCGAACGCGCAGGCGCAGAACACTATCGGCCTCCGGGCTGTCCTGCGCATGCGCCATGCTCCCGGTCTGCTCTCGCGGTATCTCCGGTGAATGCGAAGCGGAGGGTGCAGGAGGGAGCGGCCGCGGTGTAACGGGGCCCGGGAGCACGGACTGGGCGGAGGTCACGTGAGGGCAATGGGGCTGTGACGTCACTGGTGTGTTATTGTCCTCTAAGTGACGTCATTGATGTGTTATTGTCCGCTGTATGACGTCACCGGTGTGATATCATCCTCTACCTGACGTCACAGCGAGCCATGGACCCAGTCAGGAAGATGGAGGAGGCCGCCCAGCTGGATAATAAGAACACGCTGAAGAAGACGAAGTTCGACCTGCGCATCGTCCAGTCGTACCTGTGCCGGGTGCAGGAGGAGCGCCCGCTGCTCGCCATCCCTGTGGGCGAGCTGGACACCCACCTGGCCAACTTCATCCGCACCCACCGTAAGCAGGACGGCTCCGAGTACGAGCCCGGGACCCTGCGCGGCATCCTGGGCAGCCTGGACCGCCACTTCGAGAAGTGCGGCTACCCCCACGCCATCTACCGCTCCCGGGAGACCCGCTTCCTGAAGACCGTCAGCACCATGAAGGAGAAGCAGAGCTACCTGAAGACCATCGGCAAAGGGAACCACCCCAACCACGCCGAGCCGCTGACCGAGAGGGAGATCGAGCTGCTGTATTCCACCGGCACCATCGGCCTCCACAGCCCCACCGCCCTGCTCCACATGTTGTTCTTCAACATCGGCCTCCACTTCAGCCTCCGCACCATGGAGCAGCACAGCCTGAAGTGGGGCGACATCGTCCTGAAAGCCGACACCCAGGGGAGGAAGTACCTGGAGCACACGAAGAAACTGACCCCGGGACGTAACCCCGGCAAGCTGCACCCATCGCATACCATGACCATGCAGATCTACGAGAGCCCGGAGCAGCCGGAGAGAGACGTTGTCAAGGCCTATGAGAAGTACACGGCGGAGAGGCCCGAAAAGATGAAGTGCAAGGACGCCCCCTTCTACCTTACTCCGCAGCCCGATTGTAGACCAGGCTACGCCCGCTGGTTCAAAAACCTTCCCATGGGGGAGACCAGGATTCGCAGCATCATGAAAAACCTGAAGATGGCAGCTGGGTTGTCTCCCCAACGAAGAATCACTAACCACTGTGCATTGAAGAGCCCCAGCATGAAGGGGAGTGGGCTGGGCAAAGCTCTGATCCCCCGTGTAAAAACTGAGAGAGGCAGCCAGCCCGTGAATGGCTGCAGGAGTAATGGGCATGCTGTAAAGAAAGAGGGTACGTGACCGGAGAGAGCCCCAAATGGGTGCAAGACGGGGAACCGAGACCCCCTTGTATGTGATTACAGAGCCCACTTGTTATTATTGTAGGGTTAGGTCCTGCCCCAAATCCCCTGACCAAATTCTACAAGATCTGAAACACACAGTAGCTGCCAAAATAATGAGAACACACTTATTATATTATCGTTTATATAACAACACAATGTTATACAGATCTGCGCAGAGAataatcattcacaccagtcgCTGCCCCACAACTAGGATCCATTTTAGCCAGCAGCCAATCAGCCAACCAGtattggactgtgggagaaaacaagggggaaaaaaaaaaaccccgtaCAGATAGACccctggttggaatcgaacccatgaccccaattctactaggcagcaatgctaaccactatgctgtCCAGTGTATTATCTTAGTACACCCAATATAGTGTCCTGATTcacttcttcatcatcattaaaGCTCCTGAACACAAGTTGATCTAGTTGCTTATTGAGCATCAAACAGACGGGATCTGGTCCATGTTGGTGACACTTGTGGGTGGCGGAATTGGTGAGATCCTGCTGGTCTTCAGTCAGACCAAGCCTCGGTGAATTACTGCACACACTTAATGACCGCGGGCTTCAGCCAACTTCATTTTCCTGGCCGGCTGATCATCTCTCCGAGGCCAGAACAAGCCGGCATCTTGATAACAGGCTGATTTGGGGATCTCTGGTCATTTTGGACCAATAAAAGATGTTGGTCTACTTTGGTAGAAAATGGCCAGTGCTCTCTGACATTATTACTTAGCTGCTTTAGACAGcatcatatatatcatcatttatttatatagcaccactgattccacagcgctgtacagagaactcactcacatcagtccctgccaggGTTGTGATAGTTACGTAACGTCCGGCTCACTGGGTGTCTCTTCTTTCCTCCTGAATAGATGTGGACTCGTATTGTGCCGATGACAGCTCAGACACAGAGGCTCAGTGCAGAGATCCACCGACAGAGAAGTCTGAACGCGGTGATGTCCTCTCTGCTCCGCTCGACAGCCCCAAAAATAAGACCATTAAGGAGGAGTGGGAGACGGGGGACCCCTCAAGAATAAGATTAAACACGGAGGATAAAAGCTTTTTCCCCGGGCAGGTGAGTTAGTTTTCCTTGTAATGAGGTTTCTGCATCATGAGTACCCAGGACAAGACCAGGCCACCCAGGAGGTTAGGTTGTCCAGTCACATCCCAGAGATGAGGAAAGGATGAATAGTAAGAGTCTAAAACCTGGTGGACACCTTCCTAATTGTATTACTGGTCCTGAGCCCCCCATCCCACCACAGTATGGTCCTGAGACCCCCATCCCACCACAGTATGGTCCTGAGACCCCCATCCCACCACAGTATGGTCCTGAGACCCCCATCCCACCACAGTATGGTCctgagccccccccccatcccaccaCAGTATGGTCCTGAGACCCCCATCCCACCACAGTATGGTCctgagccccccccccatcccaccaCAGTATGgtcctgagcccccccccccatcccaccaCAGTATGgtcctgagcccccccccccatcccaccaCAGTATGgtcctgagcccccccccccatcccaccaCAGTATGGTCCTGAGCCCCCCCCCATCCCACCACAGTATGgtcccgagcccccccccccatcccaccaCAGTATGgtcctgagcccccccccccatcccaccaCAGTATGgtcccgagccccccccccccatcccaccaCAGTATGgtcctgagcccccccccccatcccaccaCAGTATGGTCctgagccccccccccatcccaccaCAGTATGGTCCTGAGCCCCCCATCCCACCACAGTATGGTCCTGAGCCCCCCATCCCACCACAGTATGGTCctgagccccccccccatcccaccaCAGTATGGTCctgagccccccccccatcccaccaCAGTATGGTCctgagccccccccccatcccaccaCAGTATGGTCctgagccccccccccatcccaccaCAGTATGGTCCTGAGCCCCCCCCATCCCACCACAGTATGGTCCTGAGCCCCCCCCATCCCACCACAGTATGGTCCTGAGCCCCCCATCCCACCACAGTATGGTCCTGAGTCCTGAGCCCCCCCATCCCACCACAGTATGTTGCTGTCAGACTGATGAGGCTCAGAGCTCAGTACATCATTGCTAGTTGTATGTTAACCTCTATTCCATATGTGCAACAGAAAATATAATCTGCACGTTTATAAGATTTACTGTGACGCTGATGACCGGACACAgatcatgtgtatatatagattgtATATATAGGTTGTATATGTAGGTTGTATATATAGGTTGTGTATATGTAGGTTGTATATATAGATTGTATATATAGGTTGTGTATATGTAGGTTGTATACGTAGGTTGTATATATAGGTTGTGTATATGTAGGTTGTATATATAGGTTGTACTTGTTAGTACAGTGGATGGATCCCCTGTCATAGCTCCGTGTCCCTCTGTCCCCCCCAGGGCT encodes the following:
- the LOC142142547 gene encoding uncharacterized protein LOC142142547, which produces MDPVRKMEEAAQLDNKNTLKKTKFDLRIVQSYLCRVQEERPLLAIPVGELDTHLANFIRTHRKQDGSEYEPGTLRGILGSLDRHFEKCGYPHAIYRSRETRFLKTVSTMKEKQSYLKTIGKGNHPNHAEPLTEREIELLYSTGTIGLHSPTALLHMLFFNIGLHFSLRTMEQHSLKWGDIVLKADTQGRKYLEHTKKLTPGRNPGKLHPSHTMTMQIYESPEQPERDVVKAYEKYTAERPEKMKCKDAPFYLTPQPDCRPGYARWFKNLPMGETRIRSIMKNLKMAAGLSPQRRITNHCALKSPSMKGSGLGKALIPRVKTERGSQPVNGCRSNGHAVKKEDVDSYCADDSSDTEAQCRDPPTEKSERGDVLSAPLDSPKNKTIKEEWETGDPSRIRLNTEDKSFFPGQGSVTFHDVAACFSAEEWGVLEDWQRELYKKVMREIHSALEAMGYKIVNADVLLKIKDDDLKDQGPVSAQQDSTTAPGQSISPDILLRIKQDELLFSLFSVYHHSHRPLTACSPYSPCTITLRSEE